A single region of the Neodiprion pinetum isolate iyNeoPine1 chromosome 5, iyNeoPine1.2, whole genome shotgun sequence genome encodes:
- the Aduk gene encoding serine/threonine-protein kinase ULK3 isoform X2 — protein sequence MDKSTLSKSAIENIITEIRLLKILKHEHIVEMKDFFWDDRYIYIVMEYCDGGDLSKFIKRKHRLPENICRKFLQQLALALKFLRSHNVCHMDLKPQNLLLMNTPKLTLKVGDFGFAQYLANYEHKFAMRGSPLYMAPEILLDHKYDARVDLWSVGIIMYECLFGKAPYSSSSFQELAEKIKDRRPIELPKNSYITPECKDLITSLLKHNPSERITFDEFFAHEFLDLVHAPTKDNYDKAVVLVHKAVQLDKEKNQKEAFHHYCDALRYFIPLVTNETDPQRKEALRLRVNDYIKRAEELKSVYADDYVDNTDKTKTVPEVQGALAKKESFDRNSYHKLCSLSKSTAGMCDALEIGEIAEQYLSEGKYEVALEKFKSCLEMLVPLLAKEPPGHRRDLLHKQVQLWMKEGESTKALLGTKNLEPTGTQTTSYLTDHQCTLQ from the exons ATGGACAAGTCAACCTTGTCAAAGTCTGCTATAGAGAACATAATCACGGAGATAAGgctattaaaaatattgaaacatgAACACATTGTAGAGATGAAGGACTTCTTTTGGGACGACAG gTACATATACATTGTGATGGAATATTGCGACGGAGGTGACTTGTCGAAATTCATTAAGAGAAAGCACAGATTGCCGGAAAATATTTGtcgcaaatttttacaacaactTGCGTTAGCGTTAAAATTTCTACGCAGTCATAACGTTTGTCATATGGATCTCAAACCGCAAAACTTGTTGCTTATGAACACACCGAAACTCACACTAAAAGTTGGAG ACTTTGGTTTTGCTCAGTACTTGGCTAATTATGAACACAAATTTGCGATGCGTGGTTCACCGCTTTACATGGCACCTGAAATCTTGCTAGACCACAAATACGATGCCAGAGTCGATCTCTGGAGCGTCGGTATCATCATGTACGAGTGTCTTTTTGGCAAGGCTCCTTACTCTAGCAGCAGCTTTCAAGAACtggctgaaaaaattaaggacaGACGTCCAATTGAG CTCCCTAAAAACTCGTATATAACTCCAGAGTGCAAAGATTTGATAACTTCGCTGTTGAAGCACAATCCTTCGGAGAGAATTACGTTTGACGAGTTCTTTGCCCATGAGTTCTTAGACCTGGTTCACGCACCGACCAAAGACAACTATGACAAAGCTGTTGTGCTTGTACACAAGGCGGTACAGCTGGATAAGGAGAAAAATCAGAAGGAAGCTTTTCACCACTACTGCGACGCTCTCAGATACTTCATACCATTAGTTACCA ATGAGACTGATCCACAAAGGAAAGAGGCTCTGAGGCTTCGTGTCAATGATTATATAAAACGAGCAGAGGAACTGAAAAGCGTTTATGCCGATGACTATGTGGATAATACTGATAAAACAAAGACAGTTCCAGAGGTGCAGGGGGCATTGGCGAAGAAAGAGTCCTTTGACAGAAACAGCTACCACAAATTAT GTAGCCTGAGCAAAAGTACAGCAGGTATGTGCGATGCCTTAGAAATAGGTGAGATTGCAGAGCAGTATCTCTCTGAAGGGAAGTACGAAGTTGCCCTTGAGAAGTTTAAATCCTGTTTAGAAATGCTGGTGCCTCTTTTAGCTAAGGAACCACCTGGCCACAGAAGAGACCTCCTCCACAAACAG GTTCAACTCTGGATGAAAGAAGGTGAGAGTACCAAGGCTCTTTTGGGTACGAAAAATTTAGAGCCAACAGGAACGCAGACCACCTCGTATTTAACTGATCATCAATGTACCCTGCAGTAA
- the LOC124220088 gene encoding uncharacterized protein isoform X3, protein MCMEVPNREMRAQDFDEDVEILEARVEQGSFDNVTVKQERPDDAEIRELAAKMVEANKAKMVTAIGGAQQQRTGQNVVPQPNLPGILGYLSNAKKPVDSSIIKPQLPEGKIPLDDDSQRGRFGWTSFGKCHIPYIFRAGERYCAVRILESKLLNKYLGYLHADIYSCTCIRSYYITEAESKLFNEINIKHCDNQFGRETFTVKDLVVRLADAKEFYTFLDMCYTKLTAGAGQNSPATGMQKAEKCGFIRINKESVVPYTVKDGLKYVPLFYFEGETDNLKLKAEKLEGWDLSYLKFCCKVQGIRNELFASETCSVISLSDIKSYFPPGTGFEDYWPSKVMDSQLLVSSKGGGTGGGWTKQPPTPPAAKQPSVVQNNTNKNNSINLRSAQIPTILPRGVNSNATIHRLGQPRPVVTTHPAHSSPSRVSPGSRTSSVAQQPMLSAVQTACNGWPGLVGGQPTFQTLVSQPSQVIKMTNPPLNMHNQIASSNKTYSPQSRSRGGGSGAGGQYPGVYPVTTMQAAVQAQPPPLVRATTHTSQPNIGATTTYTTPSLGVPSAVSPSTYPHNLLGLSVDQVHALMPPTQSMLSHPARHTPPGHNSATAKYPPPLIPVNGSNNNARDSRSRKPLLPIPDTPTSGSHVPYKVQKALVDEKMVPCINFKPYIYTELLMTLPDFVSQYFPTCDINTCRQVLTDVLGIDLFQGNRQQMQMLMEAGKCSSLNEELPLIQVKNIMTYMPQMKYILNPRNTAIPNLAHSAEEHAAKKRQRTS, encoded by the exons ATGTGCATGGAAGTCCCCAACAGAGAAATGAGGGCACAAGATTTTGACGAAGATGTTGAAATACTAGAAGCTCGAGTTGAACAAG GTTCTTTTGACAACGTGACGGTGAAGCAGGAGCGACCCGACGATGCGGAGATCAGGGAGCTGGCAGCCAAAATGGTGGAAGCAAACAAGGCGAAAATGGTTACAGCTATAGGCGGTGCGCAGCAGCAGAGGACTGGGCAAAACGTAGTGCCTCAGCCAAATTTACCAGGGATACTAGGCTACCTTTCCAATGCCAAAAAACCTGTGGATTCTTCTATAATCAAGCCGCAGCTGCCAGAGGGGAAGATTCCTCTTGACGACGACAGTCAGAGAGGTAGATTTGGTTGGACAAGCTTTGGAAAGTGTCATATACCATACATATTTCGAGCCGGTGAAAGATATTGTGCAGTGAGGATATTGGAGTCTAAATTATTGAACAAATATCTTGGATATCTGCACGCCGATATATACAGCTGCACTTGCATAAGAAGCTACTACATAACAGAGGCGGAGAGCAAGCTGTTCAACGAGATAAACATAAAACACTGCGACAATCAATTTGGTAGGGAAACCTTCACCGTCAAGGATCTTGTCGTGCGGCTCGCAGATGCCAAGGAGTTTTACACGTTTCTGGACATGTGCTATACGAAGTTGACAGCTGGCGCTGGCCAAAACAGTCCTGCTACCGGTATGCAGAAGGCTGAGAAGTGCGGTTTTATTCGTATAAACAAGGAGTCGGTCGTCCCCTACACGGTCAAAGATGGTTTAAAATATGTTCCGCTTTTCTACTTTGAGGGAGAGACTGATAACCTTAAACTTAAGGCTGAGAAACTTGAGGGATGGGACCTGTCGTATTTAAAATTCTGCTGCAAAGTTCAGGGAATACGCAATGAACTGTTTGCCAGTGAAACGTGTTCCGTGATCAGTTTGAGTGACATAAAAAGTTACTTTCCGCCCGGCACCGGATTCGAGGATTATTGGCCGAGCAAAGTGATGGACTCGCAGTTGTTGGTGAGCAGTAAGGGTGGGGGCACTGGGGGGGGATGGACAAAACAGCCTCCCACACCTCCCGCTGCGAAGCAGCCATCCGTTGTTCAAAACAATACCAATAAAAACAACTCGATAAATCTTCGAAGCGCTCAAATACCGACCATTTTACCAAGGGGCGTTAACAGTAACGCGACTATCCATAGGCTCGGTCAACCCAGACCCGTCGTCACTACGCACCCTGCCCATTCCTCACCTTCTAGGGTTTCACCTGGTAGCAGGACGAGCTCCGTCGCTCAGCAACCTATGCTCAGCGCCGTTCAAACCGCGTGTAACGGATGGCCGGGCCTCGTCGGTGGGCAACCCACATTTCAGACTTTAGTTTCACAGCCGAGCCAAGTCATCAAAATGACCAATCCTCCTCTCAACATGCATAAT CAAATAGCTTCATCGAATAAAACTTACTCACCGCAGTCTAGGAGTAGAGGGGGTGGTAGCGGGGCAGGGGGGCAGTATCCAGGAGTATATCCTGTCACAACGATGCAAGCCGCTGTCCAAGCCCAGCCACCCCCTCTTGTCAGAGCTACCACCCACACCAGTCAGCCCAATATCGG GGCAACAACTACGTACACAACACCAAGCTTGGGTGTTCCCAGCGCCGTCAGTCCAAGTACCTACCCACATAATTTGTTAGGGCTAAGCGTTGATCAGGTCCATGCCTTAATGCCACCAACCCAAAGTATGTTGTCGCATCCTGCGCGACACACACCACCTGGTCACAATTCTGCCACCGCAAAGTATCCACCGCCTCTTATACCCGTTAATGGAAGTAATAACAATGCCAG GGATTCCAGAAGTAGAAAACCGCTGTTACCTATACCGGACACACCTACTTCAGGCTCTCATGTACCGTACAAAGTACAAAAGGCATTGGTTGATGAGAAAATGGTGCCATGCATCAACTTCAAACCATACATTTACACCGAACTGTTAATGACTCTTCCTGACTTTGTATCTCAGTATTTTCCTACTTGTGACATAAACACTTGCAGGCAAGTCCTGACGGATGTTTTGGGTATCGATTTGTTTCAAGGGAATAG GCAACAGATGCAAATGCTTATGGAGGCAGGTAAATGCTCTTCACTAAATGAAGAGCTTCCTTTGAtccaagtgaaaaatataatgacgTACATGCCACAGATGAAGTATATACTCAATCCTCGAAACACAGCTATTCCTAACTTGGCTCACTCGGCCGAAGAACATGCTGCTAAAAAACGTCAACGCACCAGCTAG
- the LOC124220088 gene encoding uncharacterized protein isoform X1, protein MCMEVPNREMRAQDFDEDVEILEARVEQGSFDNVTVKQERPDDAEIRELAAKMVEANKAKMVTAIGGAQQQRTGQNVVPQPNLPGILGYLSNAKKPVDSSIIKPQLPEGKIPLDDDSQRGRFGWTSFGKCHIPYIFRAGERYCAVRILESKLLNKYLGYLHADIYSCTCIRSYYITEAESKLFNEINIKHCDNQFGRETFTVKDLVVRLADAKEFYTFLDMCYTKLTAGAGQNSPATGMQKAEKCGFIRINKESVVPYTVKDGLKYVPLFYFEGETDNLKLKAEKLEGWDLSYLKFCCKVQGIRNELFASETCSVISLSDIKSYFPPGTGFEDYWPSKVMDSQLLVSSKGGGTGGGWTKQPPTPPAAKQPSVVQNNTNKNNSINLRSAQIPTILPRGVNSNATIHRLGQPRPVVTTHPAHSSPSRVSPGSRTSSVAQQPMLSAVQTACNGWPGLVGGQPTFQTLVSQPSQVIKMTNPPLNMHNQIASSNKTYSPQSRSRGGGSGAGGQYPGVYPVTTMQAAVQAQPPPLVRATTHTSQPNIGYPTYGKDDWATTTYTTPSLGVPSAVSPSTYPHNLLGLSVDQVHALMPPTQSMLSHPARHTPPGHNSATAKYPPPLIPVNGSNNNARDSRSRKPLLPIPDTPTSGSHVPYKVQKALVDEKMVPCINFKPYIYTELLMTLPDFVSQYFPTCDINTCRQVLTDVLGIDLFQGNRQQMQMLMEAGKCSSLNEELPLIQVKNIMTYMPQMKYILNPRNTAIPNLAHSAEEHAAKKRQRTS, encoded by the exons ATGTGCATGGAAGTCCCCAACAGAGAAATGAGGGCACAAGATTTTGACGAAGATGTTGAAATACTAGAAGCTCGAGTTGAACAAG GTTCTTTTGACAACGTGACGGTGAAGCAGGAGCGACCCGACGATGCGGAGATCAGGGAGCTGGCAGCCAAAATGGTGGAAGCAAACAAGGCGAAAATGGTTACAGCTATAGGCGGTGCGCAGCAGCAGAGGACTGGGCAAAACGTAGTGCCTCAGCCAAATTTACCAGGGATACTAGGCTACCTTTCCAATGCCAAAAAACCTGTGGATTCTTCTATAATCAAGCCGCAGCTGCCAGAGGGGAAGATTCCTCTTGACGACGACAGTCAGAGAGGTAGATTTGGTTGGACAAGCTTTGGAAAGTGTCATATACCATACATATTTCGAGCCGGTGAAAGATATTGTGCAGTGAGGATATTGGAGTCTAAATTATTGAACAAATATCTTGGATATCTGCACGCCGATATATACAGCTGCACTTGCATAAGAAGCTACTACATAACAGAGGCGGAGAGCAAGCTGTTCAACGAGATAAACATAAAACACTGCGACAATCAATTTGGTAGGGAAACCTTCACCGTCAAGGATCTTGTCGTGCGGCTCGCAGATGCCAAGGAGTTTTACACGTTTCTGGACATGTGCTATACGAAGTTGACAGCTGGCGCTGGCCAAAACAGTCCTGCTACCGGTATGCAGAAGGCTGAGAAGTGCGGTTTTATTCGTATAAACAAGGAGTCGGTCGTCCCCTACACGGTCAAAGATGGTTTAAAATATGTTCCGCTTTTCTACTTTGAGGGAGAGACTGATAACCTTAAACTTAAGGCTGAGAAACTTGAGGGATGGGACCTGTCGTATTTAAAATTCTGCTGCAAAGTTCAGGGAATACGCAATGAACTGTTTGCCAGTGAAACGTGTTCCGTGATCAGTTTGAGTGACATAAAAAGTTACTTTCCGCCCGGCACCGGATTCGAGGATTATTGGCCGAGCAAAGTGATGGACTCGCAGTTGTTGGTGAGCAGTAAGGGTGGGGGCACTGGGGGGGGATGGACAAAACAGCCTCCCACACCTCCCGCTGCGAAGCAGCCATCCGTTGTTCAAAACAATACCAATAAAAACAACTCGATAAATCTTCGAAGCGCTCAAATACCGACCATTTTACCAAGGGGCGTTAACAGTAACGCGACTATCCATAGGCTCGGTCAACCCAGACCCGTCGTCACTACGCACCCTGCCCATTCCTCACCTTCTAGGGTTTCACCTGGTAGCAGGACGAGCTCCGTCGCTCAGCAACCTATGCTCAGCGCCGTTCAAACCGCGTGTAACGGATGGCCGGGCCTCGTCGGTGGGCAACCCACATTTCAGACTTTAGTTTCACAGCCGAGCCAAGTCATCAAAATGACCAATCCTCCTCTCAACATGCATAAT CAAATAGCTTCATCGAATAAAACTTACTCACCGCAGTCTAGGAGTAGAGGGGGTGGTAGCGGGGCAGGGGGGCAGTATCCAGGAGTATATCCTGTCACAACGATGCAAGCCGCTGTCCAAGCCCAGCCACCCCCTCTTGTCAGAGCTACCACCCACACCAGTCAGCCCAATATCGG TTATCCAACCTATGGGAAGGATGACTG GGCAACAACTACGTACACAACACCAAGCTTGGGTGTTCCCAGCGCCGTCAGTCCAAGTACCTACCCACATAATTTGTTAGGGCTAAGCGTTGATCAGGTCCATGCCTTAATGCCACCAACCCAAAGTATGTTGTCGCATCCTGCGCGACACACACCACCTGGTCACAATTCTGCCACCGCAAAGTATCCACCGCCTCTTATACCCGTTAATGGAAGTAATAACAATGCCAG GGATTCCAGAAGTAGAAAACCGCTGTTACCTATACCGGACACACCTACTTCAGGCTCTCATGTACCGTACAAAGTACAAAAGGCATTGGTTGATGAGAAAATGGTGCCATGCATCAACTTCAAACCATACATTTACACCGAACTGTTAATGACTCTTCCTGACTTTGTATCTCAGTATTTTCCTACTTGTGACATAAACACTTGCAGGCAAGTCCTGACGGATGTTTTGGGTATCGATTTGTTTCAAGGGAATAG GCAACAGATGCAAATGCTTATGGAGGCAGGTAAATGCTCTTCACTAAATGAAGAGCTTCCTTTGAtccaagtgaaaaatataatgacgTACATGCCACAGATGAAGTATATACTCAATCCTCGAAACACAGCTATTCCTAACTTGGCTCACTCGGCCGAAGAACATGCTGCTAAAAAACGTCAACGCACCAGCTAG
- the LOC124220088 gene encoding uncharacterized protein isoform X2 — MALSSAAAVVLAKSSPPVTAGGGGGGGGSFDNVTVKQERPDDAEIRELAAKMVEANKAKMVTAIGGAQQQRTGQNVVPQPNLPGILGYLSNAKKPVDSSIIKPQLPEGKIPLDDDSQRGRFGWTSFGKCHIPYIFRAGERYCAVRILESKLLNKYLGYLHADIYSCTCIRSYYITEAESKLFNEINIKHCDNQFGRETFTVKDLVVRLADAKEFYTFLDMCYTKLTAGAGQNSPATGMQKAEKCGFIRINKESVVPYTVKDGLKYVPLFYFEGETDNLKLKAEKLEGWDLSYLKFCCKVQGIRNELFASETCSVISLSDIKSYFPPGTGFEDYWPSKVMDSQLLVSSKGGGTGGGWTKQPPTPPAAKQPSVVQNNTNKNNSINLRSAQIPTILPRGVNSNATIHRLGQPRPVVTTHPAHSSPSRVSPGSRTSSVAQQPMLSAVQTACNGWPGLVGGQPTFQTLVSQPSQVIKMTNPPLNMHNQIASSNKTYSPQSRSRGGGSGAGGQYPGVYPVTTMQAAVQAQPPPLVRATTHTSQPNIGYPTYGKDDWATTTYTTPSLGVPSAVSPSTYPHNLLGLSVDQVHALMPPTQSMLSHPARHTPPGHNSATAKYPPPLIPVNGSNNNARDSRSRKPLLPIPDTPTSGSHVPYKVQKALVDEKMVPCINFKPYIYTELLMTLPDFVSQYFPTCDINTCRQVLTDVLGIDLFQGNRQQMQMLMEAGKCSSLNEELPLIQVKNIMTYMPQMKYILNPRNTAIPNLAHSAEEHAAKKRQRTS; from the exons ATGGCGTTATCCTCGGCTGCCGCCGTAGTCCTCGCCAAAAGTTCGCCGCCGGTTACtgcaggaggaggaggaggaggaggag GTTCTTTTGACAACGTGACGGTGAAGCAGGAGCGACCCGACGATGCGGAGATCAGGGAGCTGGCAGCCAAAATGGTGGAAGCAAACAAGGCGAAAATGGTTACAGCTATAGGCGGTGCGCAGCAGCAGAGGACTGGGCAAAACGTAGTGCCTCAGCCAAATTTACCAGGGATACTAGGCTACCTTTCCAATGCCAAAAAACCTGTGGATTCTTCTATAATCAAGCCGCAGCTGCCAGAGGGGAAGATTCCTCTTGACGACGACAGTCAGAGAGGTAGATTTGGTTGGACAAGCTTTGGAAAGTGTCATATACCATACATATTTCGAGCCGGTGAAAGATATTGTGCAGTGAGGATATTGGAGTCTAAATTATTGAACAAATATCTTGGATATCTGCACGCCGATATATACAGCTGCACTTGCATAAGAAGCTACTACATAACAGAGGCGGAGAGCAAGCTGTTCAACGAGATAAACATAAAACACTGCGACAATCAATTTGGTAGGGAAACCTTCACCGTCAAGGATCTTGTCGTGCGGCTCGCAGATGCCAAGGAGTTTTACACGTTTCTGGACATGTGCTATACGAAGTTGACAGCTGGCGCTGGCCAAAACAGTCCTGCTACCGGTATGCAGAAGGCTGAGAAGTGCGGTTTTATTCGTATAAACAAGGAGTCGGTCGTCCCCTACACGGTCAAAGATGGTTTAAAATATGTTCCGCTTTTCTACTTTGAGGGAGAGACTGATAACCTTAAACTTAAGGCTGAGAAACTTGAGGGATGGGACCTGTCGTATTTAAAATTCTGCTGCAAAGTTCAGGGAATACGCAATGAACTGTTTGCCAGTGAAACGTGTTCCGTGATCAGTTTGAGTGACATAAAAAGTTACTTTCCGCCCGGCACCGGATTCGAGGATTATTGGCCGAGCAAAGTGATGGACTCGCAGTTGTTGGTGAGCAGTAAGGGTGGGGGCACTGGGGGGGGATGGACAAAACAGCCTCCCACACCTCCCGCTGCGAAGCAGCCATCCGTTGTTCAAAACAATACCAATAAAAACAACTCGATAAATCTTCGAAGCGCTCAAATACCGACCATTTTACCAAGGGGCGTTAACAGTAACGCGACTATCCATAGGCTCGGTCAACCCAGACCCGTCGTCACTACGCACCCTGCCCATTCCTCACCTTCTAGGGTTTCACCTGGTAGCAGGACGAGCTCCGTCGCTCAGCAACCTATGCTCAGCGCCGTTCAAACCGCGTGTAACGGATGGCCGGGCCTCGTCGGTGGGCAACCCACATTTCAGACTTTAGTTTCACAGCCGAGCCAAGTCATCAAAATGACCAATCCTCCTCTCAACATGCATAAT CAAATAGCTTCATCGAATAAAACTTACTCACCGCAGTCTAGGAGTAGAGGGGGTGGTAGCGGGGCAGGGGGGCAGTATCCAGGAGTATATCCTGTCACAACGATGCAAGCCGCTGTCCAAGCCCAGCCACCCCCTCTTGTCAGAGCTACCACCCACACCAGTCAGCCCAATATCGG TTATCCAACCTATGGGAAGGATGACTG GGCAACAACTACGTACACAACACCAAGCTTGGGTGTTCCCAGCGCCGTCAGTCCAAGTACCTACCCACATAATTTGTTAGGGCTAAGCGTTGATCAGGTCCATGCCTTAATGCCACCAACCCAAAGTATGTTGTCGCATCCTGCGCGACACACACCACCTGGTCACAATTCTGCCACCGCAAAGTATCCACCGCCTCTTATACCCGTTAATGGAAGTAATAACAATGCCAG GGATTCCAGAAGTAGAAAACCGCTGTTACCTATACCGGACACACCTACTTCAGGCTCTCATGTACCGTACAAAGTACAAAAGGCATTGGTTGATGAGAAAATGGTGCCATGCATCAACTTCAAACCATACATTTACACCGAACTGTTAATGACTCTTCCTGACTTTGTATCTCAGTATTTTCCTACTTGTGACATAAACACTTGCAGGCAAGTCCTGACGGATGTTTTGGGTATCGATTTGTTTCAAGGGAATAG GCAACAGATGCAAATGCTTATGGAGGCAGGTAAATGCTCTTCACTAAATGAAGAGCTTCCTTTGAtccaagtgaaaaatataatgacgTACATGCCACAGATGAAGTATATACTCAATCCTCGAAACACAGCTATTCCTAACTTGGCTCACTCGGCCGAAGAACATGCTGCTAAAAAACGTCAACGCACCAGCTAG
- the Aduk gene encoding serine/threonine-protein kinase ULK3 isoform X1 → MSLPTIKDYSLLEKIGSGSYATVYKAFKKGGSKDVVAIKSMDKSTLSKSAIENIITEIRLLKILKHEHIVEMKDFFWDDRYIYIVMEYCDGGDLSKFIKRKHRLPENICRKFLQQLALALKFLRSHNVCHMDLKPQNLLLMNTPKLTLKVGDFGFAQYLANYEHKFAMRGSPLYMAPEILLDHKYDARVDLWSVGIIMYECLFGKAPYSSSSFQELAEKIKDRRPIELPKNSYITPECKDLITSLLKHNPSERITFDEFFAHEFLDLVHAPTKDNYDKAVVLVHKAVQLDKEKNQKEAFHHYCDALRYFIPLVTNETDPQRKEALRLRVNDYIKRAEELKSVYADDYVDNTDKTKTVPEVQGALAKKESFDRNSYHKLCSLSKSTAGMCDALEIGEIAEQYLSEGKYEVALEKFKSCLEMLVPLLAKEPPGHRRDLLHKQVQLWMKEGESTKALLGTKNLEPTGTQTTSYLTDHQCTLQ, encoded by the exons ATGAGTCTGCCTACCATCAAGGATTACTCGCTCCTCGAGAAGATTGGCTCTGGAAGCTACGCGACTGTTTACAAAGCCTTCAAAAAA GGTGGATCTAAGGATGTGGTCGCAATAAAATCGATGGACAAGTCAACCTTGTCAAAGTCTGCTATAGAGAACATAATCACGGAGATAAGgctattaaaaatattgaaacatgAACACATTGTAGAGATGAAGGACTTCTTTTGGGACGACAG gTACATATACATTGTGATGGAATATTGCGACGGAGGTGACTTGTCGAAATTCATTAAGAGAAAGCACAGATTGCCGGAAAATATTTGtcgcaaatttttacaacaactTGCGTTAGCGTTAAAATTTCTACGCAGTCATAACGTTTGTCATATGGATCTCAAACCGCAAAACTTGTTGCTTATGAACACACCGAAACTCACACTAAAAGTTGGAG ACTTTGGTTTTGCTCAGTACTTGGCTAATTATGAACACAAATTTGCGATGCGTGGTTCACCGCTTTACATGGCACCTGAAATCTTGCTAGACCACAAATACGATGCCAGAGTCGATCTCTGGAGCGTCGGTATCATCATGTACGAGTGTCTTTTTGGCAAGGCTCCTTACTCTAGCAGCAGCTTTCAAGAACtggctgaaaaaattaaggacaGACGTCCAATTGAG CTCCCTAAAAACTCGTATATAACTCCAGAGTGCAAAGATTTGATAACTTCGCTGTTGAAGCACAATCCTTCGGAGAGAATTACGTTTGACGAGTTCTTTGCCCATGAGTTCTTAGACCTGGTTCACGCACCGACCAAAGACAACTATGACAAAGCTGTTGTGCTTGTACACAAGGCGGTACAGCTGGATAAGGAGAAAAATCAGAAGGAAGCTTTTCACCACTACTGCGACGCTCTCAGATACTTCATACCATTAGTTACCA ATGAGACTGATCCACAAAGGAAAGAGGCTCTGAGGCTTCGTGTCAATGATTATATAAAACGAGCAGAGGAACTGAAAAGCGTTTATGCCGATGACTATGTGGATAATACTGATAAAACAAAGACAGTTCCAGAGGTGCAGGGGGCATTGGCGAAGAAAGAGTCCTTTGACAGAAACAGCTACCACAAATTAT GTAGCCTGAGCAAAAGTACAGCAGGTATGTGCGATGCCTTAGAAATAGGTGAGATTGCAGAGCAGTATCTCTCTGAAGGGAAGTACGAAGTTGCCCTTGAGAAGTTTAAATCCTGTTTAGAAATGCTGGTGCCTCTTTTAGCTAAGGAACCACCTGGCCACAGAAGAGACCTCCTCCACAAACAG GTTCAACTCTGGATGAAAGAAGGTGAGAGTACCAAGGCTCTTTTGGGTACGAAAAATTTAGAGCCAACAGGAACGCAGACCACCTCGTATTTAACTGATCATCAATGTACCCTGCAGTAA